Proteins encoded in a region of the Bubalus bubalis isolate 160015118507 breed Murrah chromosome 9, NDDB_SH_1, whole genome shotgun sequence genome:
- the LOC102411707 gene encoding olfactory receptor 2B11, producing the protein MRSDNQSIWGDPPKDFILLGVSDRPWLELPLFVVLLVSYVLAMLGNISIILVSHLDPQLHSPMYIFLSHLSFLDLCYTTTTVPQMLVNMGSSSKTISYSGCTVQYAIFHWLGCTECIILAAMALDRYVAICEPLRYTIIMHRPLCQQLVAVAWLSGFGNSLVQVVLTVQLPFCGRQVLNNFFCEVPAMIKLSCTDTAVNDTTLAVLVAFFVLVPLALILLSYGFIARAVFRIQSSKGRHKAFGTCSSHLVVVSLFYLPAIYMYLQPPSSYSQEQGKFISLFYSIITPTLNPFIYTLRNKDVKGALRGLLARIWRFCIR; encoded by the coding sequence ATGAGAAGTGACAACCAAAGCATTTGGGGGGATCCCCCTAAGGACTTCATCCTTCTGGGTGTTTCTGACAGGCCATGGCTGGAACTCCCTCTCTTTGTGGTCCTCCTAGTGTCCTATGTGCTGGCCATGTTggggaacatttccatcatcttgGTGTCCCACCTGGATCCCCAGCTCCACAGCCCCATGTACATCTTCCTTAGCCACCTCTCCTTCCTGGACCTCTGCTATACCACCACCACTGTTCCTCAGATGCTGGTCAACATGGGCAGCTCCAGCAAGACCATCAGCTACAGTGGATGCACAGTACAGTATGCAATTTTCCACTGGTTGGGATGCACTGAGTGCATCATTTTGGCAGCCATGGCCCTGGACCGCTACGTGGCAATTTGCGAGCCCCTCCGATATACCATTATCATGCACCGCCCTCTCTGCCAGCAGCTAGTGGCTGTGGCCTGGCTCAGTGGCTTTGGCAACTCCCTTGTTCAAGTGGTCCTGACAGTGCAGTTGCCTTTCTGCGGGCGACAGGTGCTAAATAACTTCTTCTGTGAAGTGCCAGCCATGATCAAGCTATCATGTACTGATACAGCTGTGAATGACACCACACTGGCGGTGCTGGTGGCCTTCTTTGTGCTGGTCCCCCTGGCTCTCATCCTTCTCTCCTATGGCTTCATTGCCCGTGCAGTGTTCAGAATTCAGTCCTCCAAGGGTCGGCACAAAGCCTTTGGGACCTGTTCTTCCCACCTGGTGGTGGTCTCCCTCTTCTACCTACCTGCCATCTACATGTACCTGCAACCTCCTTCCAGCTACTCCCAAGAGCAGGGCAAATTTATCTCCCTCTTCTATTCCATTATCACCCCCACCCTCAATCCCTTCATCTATACCCTGAGGAACAAGGATGTGAAGGGTGCTCTGAGAGGACTTCTGGCAAGGATCTGGAGGTTCTGCATAAGGTAA